aAGCATTTTTTAGCACTCATTTTGGGAGTGTAAAACTCCCTGCTGCCTTGGCAGTAAGGTTTATGCTTGCAAAATGTGCATTTAAATGAGGGTTAAGTGAGCTGAACGCTCAGCACACTTTTCTGCATTGGCCTCATGGAGGCTGCGATTGAGAGCAAGAGGGATGCCTGAGAGTCGGGTGATATGATGCCGAGAATCATCCTTTCTTCAGTATGGTAAGGGCTTTTCTGAGCCTAACAGAAGGGAGTATCTGTCTTGAATGTTTGCTCCTCATTTTTGGCAAAGGTACATCTGTACCCCTCTGACCATGGAACAGAGTCACACTGTGTTCCCCATCCTGCAGCTGAATAAAGAGCAGAGCTAGGTCCGGTGGGCTCTGTGGTAGTGCAGCAGGACTGGTAATTGTAGAGACTGAAGCGGCCTTGGGTTTTGTATCTGTTGGCCTAGTCTCTGTTTCTGGAAAGTTGAGCAACTGCTTTGGCCTTGCAGTATGTCTTGCCTTATCCGCCCCTATTCCAGATGTGCCTGAAGACAGTCCATATCCCAGTGGGAGGAGAATCACAAAGGAGCCATATAGCATGTGGTATGGCTGAGAGCCGAGGCATAGAAGCCACTGCTTCCTCCCGTTACACCTTGCTGCCCTCTGGTCCTGTTCACCTCTGAATATCACTGGGTGAATGCTTGGGTAACTGGAGCCCTGCCGCTCTAGGCCATCCTATGACTGCATGCCATCCTTCATGGCTCTTGCTGTTCATTAATAGTCGCAGATTAATGTCTTTCCCTGTGTGTGACTAGAGAGAGCAACTGAAGCTGGTCATTTGTATGCTCTTCACTTTTGTGGGACTGGATTTCTGCGGCTAAATGgctcatcctgtctgcccagcaagttctcTTGTCCATCCATAATCACCAGGGATCATTTGTTTGTGTATGTATCTATTTTGCAGATTTATTTATGTTGCAATACTCTTTTGAATTATGTTTCTTTTGTGTTCACCACCACTTCCAGGAGAGCATCCAGGGATCCACCACGCTTTCAGTGTACAGGTGTACAATTGTacatgcagatttgaaaattcagctcttCGCATTCAGTTTACTCCCCTGATGTAACCACCTCCCCAGGTATGCCTCTCTTTAATTTGGCCAAAAATGTGCATGTCATTTGAGCAGCTCTGTAGTGCGTGACTGTGAAACCCTTTCATCTAGCCTGGTATGGAAGGCATTTGCACAGAGCCAGGCAGTCTCGGAAGCAAAGGGAAACTGTTCTCTGGGATGGACACCCTGAACTGCATCATATACCTGTAGAAATATCtcagttcctgttcataccccagatcagtccagacaagtgggtttatgcctccctaccagcagactgaggcagagaacaaaacctttgaggcactgctacataaccgagagtgccgcctgcagtccctcaggatttctctgtctccagcagagggtaGAGGTGCAAATCTGCAGTCTGttagatttagaaaaaaaaaagtcgacTTAGATTAGTGTAATGACGTTTAAGGAAACTACCTGTAGAAATATCTCAGACATGCTTGGTTTAGGCATTTGCCCTTCAACCCAAGAGACTAATGGTCAGGAAATTAACACTCAGCTTTCTTCACATCTGATATTTTTGTGACATTGGTGGCTGCCTCATGATGCACTGTTAAAACATTTAAGACTTTTTGCTTGAAAGATTACTTAGAAGAAAGACAGCTAGGGAGCAGTAAGTGAAAAGTGCTCTCATTTCATTGTTTGCAGGACTAATATTGCCTTCTGTGTTTGCAGGTTGAGTGTAGGCGTGGGGCCATTGCTCCTGCTCTTTTCATCCTTGGGACTTGGAACACAGGACATGTTCCAGAATCTTGCTCTCTGTGATCTGTCTTGTCATCTCATCACTGCAGCTTCCTGCCCTGCTTTTGGGCTGTTCAGAAGTTACTCTGAGGTTGACCAGCGTGAGATTCAGCACAACACGGGTAATGTCAGAGGGTCCAGAGAGGTATGAGGCAGATGGCAAGATGTCAGTGTACCACGAAAGACAGCGGCTTGAGCTCTGTGCTATCCACGCACTCAACAATGTCCTACAGCAGAAGCATTTCAGCCAAGAAGCAGCAGATGACATCTGTAAGAGGTATTTCAAGGAGTTGACCAGGTGCCTTTGCAGCAGTCTGCTTGTAGAGAGGCTGAAACATTCCTGATGGGCCTGGGTGGGGGAATGGCAACAGACCAAGCACTGGCAGATGGGCAGGGCCCTCTGAGGATGTTACTTCTCATGTGCTAGTGCTGCTGGGCTGAGCCTTGGGGGTAGAGCACGGAAAATAGTACCACCCGATGTGCCAGGATACCTGGAGAGAGGGCTGTTGAGATGGAGCAGACGGGCCGGGCCCTCGGAGGATGgtttttcctgatgttccagtgcACGTGAGAGAGTGCTGATGGACCGAGCACAGTATCTCTGACATATCGGGGCACTTGTAGGTTTGAGAATGACTTAATGCTCGGTTGTTTTTCAGGCTGGCACCGGACTCTCGCTGGAATCCACACTGCAGTGTCCTGGGCACAGGAAATTATGATGTTAACGTAATAATGACAGCTCTTCAGTCTCTGGACTTTGCAGCAGTATGGTGGGATAAGCGCAGGTTGGGATctgtttcattctctctctcacacctctccTACTGTCCTATCGGTTCCCAATATGTGCAAGAGACTCCCAGACCTCTCCCTGCATGGGTTCTGcaaggctgtgtgtgtatgaccAAGCAGGCCGTTGTAACCACTGTATCTGCCTGTTACTAGACCCCAGGGTCTGGTAGTACTTTTAGTAacactcctcctcccctctgcagaCATCTGCTGGTGCCGGTACCCTCCTTCTCTTCTCTGTTGTGACTTTCTCTGTTTCCTTGCTAGAAATccaggggtccattttcagccactctGCGGCTCAtttagttagccaaataaatgtatccagctaccTAGCAGGGTATCTTAAAGATAAGCCAGATaacgttatctggctatctttaggatGGATGTGTGGTTTGCCACACTTAGCCGGAGACGTTATCTGGCTAGCACCGCTCCTCCCCCGTAAAACTCCCCACTAATCCAGATAAGTGACTGAATATGCCGGGGTAACTTTTcagttgaatatggacctcctagagCGTGACCTCACCCGTCTTTGTGTAATTAACAGGTCCTTGGACACACTGGTACTGCGCCACATTCATGGTTTTATCGTGAATATCCCGTCCAGGATCTCCTTAGGTTTGCTTTCATTGCCCATCATGCGCAGACACTGGATTGCCGTGCGTGAGGTTAACGGACTTTACTACAACTTGGATTCGAAGCTGAAAGTCCCGGCAGTGATTGGAGGCGAGCGAGACGTCAGGTATCCCTTTCTAATGTGCGCGGGCTTTCTTTCAGCCCTCCTCGGTGCACTCTACTGCTTTCTGTTGTTGGATCAAAAGAAAGGGGCCTACCGATCCCATGCAGAGCACTGCAGATGTAATTTCAGGCGTGAGGAGATCCATATTtcaaagcatttagccagctaactgagAAGTTAGCTAACCAAATGAATATTTGGGCGCATACatccagctaataagttaggaggctgGAATTTAGCCGGATAGATTAGAGCGTAACTCTTTGATATTCAGTTAGCCAGTTGACTTCCCCAGCTCAGTCTGGGTGGGCCGAAATGCTGTCCTAAACTTATCcgtctaactttaagatagcctgatatattcagcggtgcagatGCGTTGCTGAATACGCAGCAGCTGAATGTGGACTTCGGGGTGACCAGACCCTGTTGTCCTGTTTTCTCTCAGTTAAGGGATCTTTGACTGAGCAGAGTTTGCTGcaaccctttccctccctcccccgggcTCAGGAGATCCTCGCTAGTCCAAGGCTATAGAAAGCCGCCTCCTAGCCACTCTGACCAGCCAAAGGACCTGCAGGCCCGACAAACTCCGGGTGCTCTCTACACAGAGCACTAGTCTGATTAAGGATGATGATACTTAACATATGCAACACTGTGCAATGGTAATTCGTACTCAGATACAATAAGTCCCCTTTTACTTCCTCGGAGAGCTCACAGTCAAAGTGGGTACCTGCAGGTGGCTtctgtgacttgcccaaggtctcaaggcatgtcagtgggagaagcagattTGAACCCTGAGCatctctggttctcagcccaaTGGTCTTATCTCTAAGCCACAAACTGcacgttccctgtacgtacccggatcagtccagactcctgggtttatgcatccctgccagcaggtggagacagagagagtttcaCTGCCGCTGCTTCATAAACCCCagcgccacctgcagttcctcagtatttctctgtctccagcagatggcagagggtgctaaacctgcagttctgcagttttggactaactttttttcttttgagccttcctcccgggggtttctttatttctttttaaggAAGCCTTTTTGGGTTCTACCCCGTCCGGTTGAGGCAGACGAGCCGGAGGTTGTCACCCTTTTGTGAGCTCATCTGTGTgcccgtggggtgtaaatctggttgtccagatccctcccaaCCAGTGTAGAGAAGCTTGGGTACAtgccatttgtctggactgatctgggtatgagctgcaaaggaaaattggttcttacctgctgattttcgttcctggaataccacagatcggTCCAGAGACCCACCCAGTGGAGGAGTCTGCTTGTACTGATGTTTAATGTATAATACAGAGTGATTGAGGGATTCAGTGATGTTCTCCTTGATTACTGCTGGAAGGGTTGAGGCTTCACCTTTTCCCCTGCTCGTTGAAGGGGTTTTTGGAGTCttagtgttttatttttaatcatcttggcttgggtacaggtcaatactgagagactgcaggtggcacactaggttatatgcaACTtcagtgaaacttttttttttttttttaaactctgtctccatctgctggcagggaggcaaaacccaggagcctggactgatctgtggtactacaggaacgacaattagcaggtaagaacccattTTCCTGAGGTCGTGAATCAAACCTTGAGTGTGCCAGATCCCACCCTCGattccgactgagctggaagcagCAGGAGATTGCTGGATCGAAGGGAAAAAGAGCCTCCCCCCAACCTGCATCGAGCTTCCAAAATGCATGGAGGGAGCAAACATGGGCAGGCGGGATATTTTGGTGGCTGTGTGGGTTATCATCAAATTGAATAACATGGAAGGGAGGCCTGGATGTCGGGTTAAGTATTAGTCTTGAAGACAGCAAGGCCTGCAGTGGAGGCCATCACGgtaacagattttgggcatgcttgggcAGTGTTGAGAGGTCAGGATGGGGGCTTTCATGGGAGTTTTGTGGAAGAATCTTAGCTGGTCTCTAGCTGCAGCCATCTACTACGTTACGGTGCTGTAAGGTTTTTCAGTTTCTCTTCCGTGCTTTCTGCTTTTAAATTAAAACCCTGTATCTTCAGGGGAAACGAGCGCTGGGTTTAAATGAGAGAATTCACACACAGGTTTATGAGTGTAAAACGTGCAC
The DNA window shown above is from Rhinatrema bivittatum chromosome 19, aRhiBiv1.1, whole genome shotgun sequence and carries:
- the JOSD2 gene encoding josephin-2, whose protein sequence is MSEGPERYEADGKMSVYHERQRLELCAIHALNNVLQQKHFSQEAADDICKRLAPDSRWNPHCSVLGTGNYDVNVIMTALQSLDFAAVWWDKRRSLDTLVLRHIHGFIVNIPSRISLGLLSLPIMRRHWIAVREVNGLYYNLDSKLKVPAVIGGERDVRVFLQELISQGLCEVLLVVHKDVEVSGIWLRADS